The Deinococcus puniceus genome segment GCCAGCCCCAACGCCCCGTACTGAGAGAGGCCGACGCCATGCCCCGCGCCCGCGCCCTCCACGATGAGGGGGTTCAGGCCCGACAACGTGGCCCGGCTACTGACTGCGCCCAGCGAACGCACGAAGCCGCCTGCATCGGCCCCCGAAATGCGGGCCACTCCTGACGCACCCGTGAAACTGATTTCTTGCGGTCTGCCCGACGCGCTGACACTGGTAACCGTGACGGCCTGAAGGGTGCCGACGCGCACGCGGTAGCGCCCCGCGACGTCCTGTACTTTGCTCAGCGGAATCTCTAAACGCCACTGCGCACGCGGCCCACCCGCCGAAAAGGGATCGGCTTTGGCGGTCAGGTAGGGCACGTCTTTGCCCCAGACCTCGGCACTGGACGCCGTGAACCCGCCCGAATCGCTGGAAAAATAGGTGCTGGCCGCCTTGCCCGCGTAGGCCACGACTTGCCCGGCGGTGGCGGCGATGGCGGCATCGGTGGCAGGTTTTTCAGAAGAGAGTCCGGTGTAGACCTGACAGCTTTCGGTGGCGCAGGTGTCGTAGGGCAGAGCCGGATTCACGCGGGCGGCGACGTAGGTGCGGGCAATCACGGCCTGGGCCGCCAGCGCCGCAGCGGGCCAGGAACTCGGCATCTCGGACGCCACGACGCCGCGCAGATAGTCCTCCACATTCACCACGTTGATGGCCTGCACGCCGCCGCGCTCGGTTCGCAGGAACACGCCGCCCCGGTAGGCCTTGCCGCCGATTTCCACCACACTGCCGGGGGTCGGCGGCAAATACAGGGTGGCGTTGCCGGAATCCTGCCCGTTCAGCGTGAGGCGTGCGCCTGCGCCGCTGCCCTGCACGCCCACGCGCCACGCCGCCAATTGCAGGGGCGCGGGGGTGGGCACCGCCGGATAGACCGGAAGGGGCGCTACCGGAGGGGCCGCCACCGGAACCCGCACCGTCAGGCTGGGCGCGGCCAGCACCAGCACACGCACATTCAGGGCCGAGGCCGCAGAACAACACAGCAACCCGCCCAACATCAAGACGTGTGCGGGCAGCCGGGAACAGAAACGCGGTGCAGACATGTGCGGCGAGTATACGCAGCCCCCCCTTTGTGGGCCATGAGAAAGGTCGGCTGTAGGGAGAGCAGATCGGCGGAGGTCAGGCGTCTAAGGGTCTAGGGTCGAAGGAAGAGCAAGGGCATACCTCGCTG includes the following:
- a CDS encoding SpoIID/LytB domain-containing protein, with translation MSAPRFCSRLPAHVLMLGGLLCCSAASALNVRVLVLAAPSLTVRVPVAAPPVAPLPVYPAVPTPAPLQLAAWRVGVQGSGAGARLTLNGQDSGNATLYLPPTPGSVVEIGGKAYRGGVFLRTERGGVQAINVVNVEDYLRGVVASEMPSSWPAAALAAQAVIARTYVAARVNPALPYDTCATESCQVYTGLSSEKPATDAAIAATAGQVVAYAGKAASTYFSSDSGGFTASSAEVWGKDVPYLTAKADPFSAGGPRAQWRLEIPLSKVQDVAGRYRVRVGTLQAVTVTSVSASGRPQEISFTGASGVARISGADAGGFVRSLGAVSSRATLSGLNPLIVEGAGAGHGVGLSQYGALGLARQGYDHLHVLGFYYPGTSLSALAGGAEETRPVLALVRPLPSPASPGIFARSPAAPSWMTQ